CATCGATAAGTCTGCCGGTATCATCAGGACGGTCTGCATTGAGGAACAGCCTCTGTCTGCGGAAGAAGCTGTCATGCTTTTTGACGCGCTGCTTGCTCAATGACTTGAACAGCGGTACGCCCCGGTCGATGCTTGCTGCAATGATGGACAGAGCGAGCATGCCGTTCAATATGAGGAACCACCACGAAGAATAGAGGTTGTGGAATCCAAGGGAATAGTAGAGGTACCCGAGGGTGCCATAGTTTTCCTGATAGTACTCGGCTGGATCGACGCCGAGCGGGATGAAGTATTCCTGGGGGAAGATCGTACCGATCGACGCCGCAATGGCGATGGCCAGTATGATGGAGACCCCGACCTTGATGGAGGTGAAGAAGATCCAGATCTTGTCGAAGATGCTCTTCGACTTCGTCTTGGACCTTACCGCACTGCCATCATACCTCATCAGGTCTTTTATTTTGTTCTTGTCGTAATCACTGTTAATCATTTTGCCGCAGGACTGGCACAGCTGAGTGCCGGGCGGATTGACATGACCACAGGATTCACATTTTATTTCCTTTAGTTCCATTGCTGATTCATCCTATTCTGTGGATTCACTGATAAACGCATTGATATCATCATGAGTGAGCTGATATTCCTGTTTTTTGACGATGATCCCCTCTTTGTTTACGGCGATCGTCGTCGGTAGTGGGCCGATATTATAGGCTTCGGTTACACTTTTTGACTGATCCAGTGCTATGGGGAATTCCAGGTTGGCATCGAGGCCCGAGATGAACTGACGGATCTGCTGCTCATTTTCGCCAACATTGACGGCGACGATTTCATAATCCTCATGTCCTTCTGTATAGATGTCATTCATATCCGGCATTTCCTCCCGGCAAGGTTTGCACCATGTGCCCCAGAAATTCAGGATGACTCCTTTATCTTCGGTCAGCTTGGACAGCTGGATCTCTTCCCCTTCAAGTGTCGTCAGTTTGAAGTCCACGGCCTCATCACCGACCTCAACGGCCTTAGTGCCTGAAGTCAGGTTGAACCACACTGTAACACCTATGAGTACGGTGATGGTCAAGATGATGCTCACTCTGAGGATGTTGCGTGTACGTCCCTTCATATTTATCACCTGCCTGTAGTTCTGATTCATAAATTCAATTATATCATCTTATAAAATTGTCCTGTATGACAGTATTATGACAATTGGCGGGTTCAGGACGCCTTGGCGTTTGCGATCAGCTTCTTGACTTCATGCGGTTTGAGGAAACGGTATTCCCCTTCCCCAAGTCCTTCAAGTGTCAGGAAGTCATAGCTGATGCGCGTCAGTTTGATCACCTTCAGCCCGAAGTGTTCGAACATCCGCCTCACCTGGCGGTTGCGCCCTTCATGTATCGTCAGCTCAAGGATCATCTGCCTGTCCTTCTTATCACGGATGACCTTCACATCTGCCGGCGCCGTGACACCGTCTTCGAGACGGATGCCCTTGCGCATCTGCTTCTGTTCCTCACGCTTCAGGATGCCGTCGATCTTTACACGGTATGTCTTCTTCATTTCATATTTCGGATGCGTCATGTACTGGGTGAACTCCCCATCATTCGTCATGAGCAGGATGCCGGAAGTGTCATAGTCCAGGCGGCCTACAGGATACAGCCTGACGTCCATCCTTTCGAATGCGTCGACTACAGTACGGCGGCTCCTCTCGTCTTCAGCCGTGGAGATCTCCCCTGCCGGTTTGTAGTAGAGTATATAGACCTTCTCCTCCTGGCTGATCGGCACGCCATCGACTTCAATCTTGTCGTTCTGCTTCACTTTTGTCCCGAGTTCCGTGACCGTCTGGCCGTTGACCTTCACCCGGCCCTCCTCTATCATCACTTCTGCTTTTCTTCTTGAAGTGACACCACTATTTGCGATTGCCTTCTGTAATCTTACCTCTTCCATTACTTTTCCTCCTCTATGCTTTCAAAAAATAAATCCATTTCTTCCTGTTCAAGAATTTCCTTCTGTGTCGGCAGCGCCTCAAGCGACTCCAGGCCGAACAGCTGCAGGAAGTGCCCGGTCGTGACGAAATGGGCGGCCCGCTCATCATGCATGTTCTTCTTTGCGATCAGCCCCTTGCCAAGAAGCGTGGAGACGGGACCATCTGATGCGACCCCCCTCATCATTTCTATGTCGCCTCTTGATACCGGCTGGTTATAGGCGATGATGGACAGGACCTCAAGCGAAGCCTGCGACAGCTTCTGGCTCGGCCTGTCGTCCAGAATGCGCTGGATATACTTTTCCATTTCGGGGGTCGTCTGCAAAAAGTATCTGTCCCCGTGCCTCTGTATGGTGAGGTTTGGTCTGGAATACTCCCCGACCACCTTCTCGAGATGTGCCTTCGTAATCGGTACATGCATGATCATCTGTTCCTCGGAAAGGCCGGCGTCCCCTGCAATATACAATAATCCTTCAATGATTTCCATCTTCTCCATTAGTCATACAGCCTTTCAATTTCAAAATCCTCATGGCCCCGTGGACGGATGGCCAGCTGGTTGTCCTTCACGAAATCCAGCAGCGTGATGAATACCGCCACGACTTTGGGCTTCGATTCGGAAAAGGTGAAGAGGTCCCGGAGCCCAAGAGTCCTTTTACCCTCAAACCGCTGACGCAGGAATGCCTCCGCAGCCTCCCGGGAGACGGATTCCCTTCTGACGGTGATGTTCCGTGGGCGGTCGATTGAGATCCTGTCCCTCACCTTCTGGTATGCCACCATCAGGTCGGCAAGGGAGACTTCAAGCGGTGCGTCATCGTCCGCCTGCTCCTCGAAGACGTGGGGTGCCTTGATGTAGATCCTTTCATTCTGCTTCTTCAGCTCCGCCAGCTGTTCGGCATACTGCTTGTAGTTCTGGTATTCGATGAGCTGCTCCATCAGTGATTCCCGCGGGTCCTCATACTCCTCCTCCAGATGGGGCGGTTCAGGCAGGAGCATATGGCTCTTTATTTTCAGCAGTTCGCTGGCCATCACGAGGTATTCGCTCGCCACATTGATTTCCAGCTCTTTCATTTCGTCGATATATTCCATATACTGACGGGTGAGCGTCTTCATCGGTATGTCATAGATATCGATTTCCAGCTCTTTGATCAGATGAAGAAGAAGGTCCAGCGGTCCTTCGAATACATCCAGTTGTACTTTGTATCCATTCATAAAAATTACCTCGATATCAGGAGACGATAACATGAAACTGTTTCATCTTATAGATTTCTATAACGAACTCATTATAAAGCAAGATTACTTTGAATGCCATGAAATCATGGAGGCCACGTGGAAGTCGTCCCCCGCATTCTCCAAAAATGATGCAGAAGTGTTCCTTATTCTTCTTGCTACCGGAGAATACCATTACAGGCGCGGGAATATCAATGGGGCGGTAAGGTCATACCGCCGTGCGCTGAAGCTCTATGAGGAGAACACCTATGATCTCACTGCACTCGGCATGGGGGAGGAACTCGTCGAAATGATGATCGCAAGGATGGAGAACATGGAAGATATGCCATTCCACCCCCTTGCCTATCCATTGACGGAGGACATGTGGCAAGCGCTGCACGAACATGGCGGCTATGGGCCGTCGTCGGATATTGAAGCTTTCAAGAGGTGGACGCGGGACCGGGTCGTCCAGGATGAGGAAATCGTCTGCAAACACCGCCTGCGTGACCGTACGGATGTCCTTCTGGAGAGGGAATCTGCCATCAAAAAAAGAAAACATCGGAAATGATGTTTTCTATAGGACAAGCACCCAGTAGACGAACCCCCATATCAGAGCAAGGAGTGCAACCAGGATGAAGGTGAAGTATTTATTCTTCATCTGATGAAATCTCCTTGAACAAGCTTTCGCCATGAGTATCATATTCAATTTTATAGTTTTCGGCGATGGTGGCTGCGATATCGCTGAAGGTACTGGAGTCCCTGAGTGGTCCGTAATGCATTTCCCGTCCCGTCTTCATCAGAAGCGGGACATTTTCACGTGTATGATCCGTACCGGTGTAGGTCGGGTCATTGCCGTGGTCTGCAGTGATGATCAGGAGGTCATCTTCACGAAGCTTCGATACGATTTCAGGCAGACGGTCATCGAAGGCCTTCAGTGCATTGCTGTAGCCTTCAGGATTCCTTCTATGGCCATAGAGCGCATCGAAGTCGACCAGATTGAGGAATGACATGCCATTGAAATCCCTGTCCATCACTTCAAGCAGCTTGTCCACGCCATCTTCATTGTTCTTCGTACGTACCGAATCCGTGATGCCCGATCCTGTGAAGATGTCGTTGATCTTGCCTATTGCGATGACATCATTGCCGTTGTCCTCAAGCGCGTTGAGCACTGTGCGCCCGAAGGGTTCAAGTGCATAGTCATGCCTGTTTTCCGTACGTGTGAAGTTTTCACTGGAGTCGCCGACATATGGACGGGCGATCACCCTGCCCACGAGGAAATCGGGATCGGTCGTCATTGCGCGGACCTTTTCACATATGGTGTAGAGCTCATCAAGTGGAATCACATCTTCATGGGCCGCTATCTGCAGTACGGGGTCATTCGAAGTATAGACGATCAGATCCCCGGTCTTCATCTGGTGCTCACCATATTCCTTGATGATTTCCGTGCCGCTGGCAGGCTTGTTGCCGACGATGTCACGGCCCGTGGCTTCACGTATCCTGTCGAGCAGTTCTTCAGGGAACCCGTCAGGATAGACTTTGAATGGCTTCTTGATGTTCAGGCCGGCGATTTCCCAATGCCCTGTCATCGTATCCTTACCCTGGGAGACTTCACTCATTTTGCTGTAGAAGGCTTCCGGGGATTCCGGACATCCAAGGCCTGGAAGCGGATCGATGCATCCGAGCCCGAACTTCTCAAGATTGGGCAGTTCTACCGGATGGCTCTCAAGCGTGTGCTTCAGCGTATGTGTGCCGGCATCGCCGAACTCGGCAGCGTCATGCTGGGCACCGATGCCAACCGAGTCGAGGACGATCAGATGGATTCTTTTGTACATTGTATCTCCTACTTTCTTGGGTGGAATTTTTTATACATTTCTCTGATTTTAACAGCAGAAATCTGCGTGTAGATCTGTGTTGTGCTGATGTCGGAGTGGCCCAGCATCTCCTGGACCGCTCGCAAGTCCGCGCCATTCTCAACAAGATGTGTGGCGAAGGAGTGGCGGAAAGTGTGCGGGGTGATGTTCTTGCTGATGCCGCTGGCCAATTCATACTTCTTCACCGTTTTCCACAAACCCTGACGTGTGAAACCTCTGCCGCGATTTGTGATGAACAGCTCTTCTGCGTCATCATCCTTCAGCAGGGCCAGACGTTCATTCGCTATATACTGTTCCAGCAGCTCCCCGACGAAGTCGGTGATCGGAACAATCCGCTCCTTGCTCCCCTTCCCCATGATGCGGATGTAGCCCATATCGGTATTGAGGTCCGAAGTCTTTATGTCTATCAGTTCACTCACCCGGAGGCCGGAGGCATATAGGAGTTCCATCATCGCCCTGTCCCTGATGCCTGCCACCGACTGGTCGGGGGTCGCGAGGAGGCGCTCCATCTCTTCCACCGTCAGATAGACCGGAAGCTTTTTTGCTTCTTTGATGGAATGCAGCCGGAGGGCCGGATTATGCGTCGTGATGCCATCATTGACCAGGAACTGGTGGAAATTTTTGAGTGTCGACTGCATGCGCGAAATCGTCTTGGCACTCTTGCCCGCCTGCTTCAGTTCCTTTAGGAAGGTGATGAGCAGCTCAGTGTCGATCCGTGAAGGATCGAGCGTTTTCCGCTCGGTCAGATATGCTTCATACTGGAGGAGGTCCTGGCGGTAGGAATTGATGGAGGACTGGCTCAGCCCCTTTTCGACACTCAGGAAAAGCAGGTACTCATCAATATGCCTTTTGAAATCCGTATCCATTATTCCTTCTTGCTCTGGCAGTCGCCGCATATTCCATGGAAAGTAAGCCGGTGGTCGGTCACTTTGAAGTTATGGTCCTTTTCGACAATCTTCTCTACATCCTCCAGAAGGTCTTCTTCTATTTCCTCTACTGCTCCGCATTCCATGCAGACAAGGTGATGGTGGAAATGCTTCGCGCCCTCTTTCCTGAGGTCATAACGGCTGACCCCATCGCCGAAGTTGATTTTGTCGAGAATCTTGAGTTCACTTAACAGCTCGAGTGTACGATAGACCGTAGCCAGCCCTATTTCAGGGTATTTGTCCTTCACTTTGAGAAAGACATCTTCGGCACTTAAGTGATCACGTTCATTCTCGAGCAGGACGCGTACAGTCACCTCCCTTTGGGGAGTGAGCTTGTAATGGGCCCCCTGAAGTGCTTCCTTGATCCTCTGAATCCGATTTTCCACGTGTTCACCTACTTTGTATGATAATCAAAAACATTATAACCAATTTATAATGTTTTTAAAAGCCCTTTACATCTTATTTAGAATTATTACAAATTATATGACGCTATTACATGCTGCACGGCGATGAGCGTCTTGGAATCCCTGAAGGCACCTTCCTGAAGCATTTTCTTCAGGTCCTCGAGCCTTACCTTTACGATATCGAGGAATTCATCGTCATCAAGCGCCTGGGTTTCCATCGTCATATCCTTGGCTTCATACAGGTAGACGTACTCATTGGAGAATCCGGGGGAAACATAGAATTCCTGGACCTCTTCGAGTGTCTTGGCGATTCCTCCTATCTCTTCACGCAGCTCCTTCACCGCCGTTTCATGCGGGGCTTCCCCCACTTCGATCTTGCCGGCGGGAATCTCGAGCAGAAAATCATCCGGAGCGACCCTGTACTGGCGGACGAAATACATCTCCCCCTCATGGACTGCGATGAGGGAGACGGCTCCTTTGTGATAGACGATCTCACGGTCTGCAGTCTGACCGTCAGGAAGCTTCACCCTGCTGTGGTCGACCTTGATGACATGCCCGTCAAAAATTCTGTTATTGGAAATGATCTCTTCTTTAAGATGGGAGTAATCATTATTCTCCATATTCATAAGCCTCTCCTTTTTATTGGTGCAGTTGCCTCTATAGTTAGTATATTACCATAGCGGGAAATAATCATATAGTATGGGCAAAAAGGTAAAATAATGCAAGAACCCGGCCAGAATTGGTATAATTCTAGATGACTAATTAATGGAGGCATGAACTTATGAGAAACATTCAGTTAAAAGATGGCATCAATATATCCGAACTTTCCCTTGGATGCATGAATCTGCCCTTGGATGACAGGACAGAGACCGAAAAGATCATCCGTTTCGCCCTGGAATCTGGAATCACCCACTTTGATACTGCAGATCTTTATCAGTTTGGGCAGAATGAAGAGGTCCTCGGCGAAGTGATGAAACAGTTCCGTTCCGACTACACATTCACAATCGGCACGAAAGGCGGCAATGAGTTCGATGCGGAAAAACAGGAGAAGATTGCATGGAACCCTTCCGCCAGCCATATCAAGAATGCGGTCAAGGATTCCCTCAGCCGCCTCGGTGTCGAGTCGATCGACCACTATCAGCTGCACGGCGGTACGATTGAAGATAATAAGGACGAGACCATATCCGCATTTGAGGACCTCAAGAAAGAGGGGCTGATCAAAAGCTACGGCATCTCCTCCATCCGCCTCAACGTCATCGACTATTATCTGAAGCACAGTAACATCTCAACGCTGATGATGCAGTTCAATCCGATAGACAACAGGCCGCTGGAAGTTGTCCGTAACCTCGATGAGGATGTGAAGCTGCTTGCACGGGGGCCGGTGATGAAGGGGCTGCTGAGCAGGAATTCACGCAAGGTGCTCGACGACAAGTTTGCAGAAGGTGTGCTGGACTATTCATATGAAGAACTGGAATCGGCCATCAGCAGACTCGGTCAGATCAATGGCGACCTCACCGCCCTTTCCTACGCTTTCCTCCGCCATAACAATGCAGCGATCGTAAATGGCGTGAGCAGTCTCGAGCAGCTTGAGGATAACGTGGAAAGCTATATGAATATGCCTGATTTCACGCAGGAGGAGTATGAAAGCATCCTCGATGCTGTCAAGCTGATCAGATATGAGGAGCACAGGGCATGAAATCGTTCATAAAGTGGCTGATTGCACTGGCCAGCTCCTTCATCATCCTTTTCACTTCGCTCGGCTACTACGCCTCGAGCCAGATTCTGTTCTTCAAGCTCAGGGATGTGGAGGTCATAAAAAGGCGCGAGACGCGGGCCAAGCGGTTGAACATGAAGGCCTTCCAGAATCTCCCCCAGGACGACATCCTCATCCCGTCCAAATTCGACTACAGCATCAATGCAGTCTTCGTCCATCCGAACGACACGAACAAATGGATGGTGCTGTGCCATGGTGTGACGGAGAACAAGATCAGTTCCATCAAATACCTCAATATGTTTACGGATATGGGGTACAACTGCGTCATCTATGACGCCAGACGCCATGGGAACACGGGCGGCGTCCATTCGACATATGGCTTCTACGAAAAATATGATCTTGAAACCGTTGTGGACTACGTCTTCGACCATTATGGGCCGGATGTCGAAGTGGGCATCCACGGGGAGTCCATGGGTGCAGCAACGATGCTCCTCTATGCGGGAGAATTGTCCAACCGGGCAAGGTTCTATATTTCCGACGCATCATTCTCCACTTTCGGGGATGAACTGACGAACATATTCAGCCAGTATACGAAGATCGGTTCTCCGCTCATCCTGATCTTCACGAATATATTCTTTCGACTCAGGAGCAGGTTCTCACTATTCAAGGTCTCCCCGATCAGGGTCGTGGAAAAAATTGACCAGCCGGTGCTGTTCGTCCACTCGAAGCCGGACAAGTTCATCCCCTACACACATACTGAAGAACTGTACAAAAAGAAAAAGCCGCCAAAGGCGGCCTGGTATCCGGAACGTGGCGGGCATGTCGAGAGCTACAACAAGAATCCCGAAAAGTACCGGAGGGTGGTTGAGAGCTTCATCGCGAATCACGTGGGATGGTGATTTCGAGGTAGTCATGGGCAATGACTGCAAGGTCCCCCATCCTTTCCTCTACACTTTCCAGCATCTCGGCGTCATAGCGGTTGCTGATATGGACAAGGAGGAGCCGTCCATATGAAATGCGTGACAGATTATTGAGCACATCATCTATTTCCGAGTGGAAATACTGGTGTGCTTTTTCCTTTTCCCCTTCAAGGTAGGTGGCCTCATGTACGATGAGGTCGGCACCATCAAGAAGCTCCAGGTAGTCCCCCCTGTTAATTATCCGGGTATCCCCGTGGACAGCGACCTTCCTCCCTTCGACCGGAGGGCTGAGGAAGTCTGCTGTAGCGTATGTCTTCCCTTCATGCTGAAAAGTCTGGGACTTCTTGATTTCCTTGTAGATCGGGCCCGGCATGATGCCGATGTCCTTCAGCTTGGCGCTGTCCAGTGCCCCGAGCTTCTCAGGTTCGATGAAGACGTACATGAAGCTGTCGACTGCATGGTCCAGCAGGTGGCTCTTCACAGTAAAGCCTTCCACTTCATATTCGCCGTCGTGCACGACTTCCACGAAATGGATGGGATAGTTGAGGTGGGAGCTGCTGATCCTGAATGTCACCTCGACCCATTCCTTGAGTCCTGGCGGTCCGTAGATGACTAGCGGGATGCCCTCCCCGCCCTGATGGGCACGAGACGAAAGAAAGCCTGGCAGCCCGAATATATGGTCTCCATGCAGGTGCGTGATGAACACATGCTTTATCTTTGATGGCCTGATCGTCGTATTCAGTATCCTGTGCTGCAGGGCTTCCGAGGCGTCGATGAGGAAATACTGGTTGATCTCCTCTACCACATCCAGTACGAAACTTTGGGTATTTCTCGTTCTGGATGGAATGCCTGCGCCAGAACCTAGTACTTTGAATTTCATTCTATCACCTGTTTTTGAAATGTTGGTTCATTATATCATATTAAAGAGTTGTGTTTTTAGGAATACAGTGGAATAATGATAAAAGAAAAATTTTGACTAAAGGACTTGTTGGATATGACGACTCAACCATTTAAAGTAGCAATCGCATTGTTTGGAGCGACGGGCGACCTTTCACGGAGGAAGCTGCTCCCTTCCATCTTCCACCTCTTCCAGGAAGGTTCTTTGAAGGACGATTTTGCCCTGATTGCCGTCGGCAGGCGGGATATGGAGGATGCGGATTTCAGGGAGGTTGCCAGAAACTCCATCAGCGATAATGACAAGCTTGAATCATTGGAGGGGCTCGAGGCATTTCTGCAACATATCCACTATGTTAAGGTCTCCGTCACGGATAGCGCCAGTTATGCTGCGTTGAAGGAAAAATTCGATTCAGTCGAAAAAATGTACGATACTGCAGGAAACAGGCTTTTCTACTTGGCGATGCCGCCCCAATTCTTCACTGCTATTACAGACAGCCTGAGGATTTCAGGTATGACGGAAACCGAAGGCTACAAGAAGCTGATCATCGAAAAGCCCTTCGGCAAGGATTACGAAAGTGCACACAGGCTGAATGAAGATATCTCCAAGTCGTTCAGGGAGCATGAAATCTTCCGTATCGACCACTATCTCGGCAAGGAGATGGTGCAGAATATAGAAGTCATCCGATTCAGCAACAGCCTGTTCGAACCGTTGTGGAACAACCATTATGTATCCAATGTCCAGATCACCTCTTCCGAATCGCTCGGCGTGCTGGACCGCGGTGAATATTATGAGCGGAGCGGTGCAGTGCGTGATATGTTCCAGAACCACATGCTCCAGATCGTCTCCCTGCTTGGCATGGAGCCGCCGATCAGCCTGAATAGTGATGATATACGCGAAGAGAAGATCAAGGTGTTGAAAAGCCTGCGCAAAGTCGAAAAGAAGGACATCAACAAGTATTTTGTGCGGGGTCAGTATGATGAGGGTACTGCAGAAGGTGAAGATGTCCCGGGATACCGGGAGGAAACTGATGTCAACAGGACCTCCAACACGCCGACCTTCATAGCTGCGAGGCTGTTCATCGATAATTTCAGATGGGCAGGCGTCCCATTCTATGTCCGTACCGGTAAAAGGATGAGGAATAAGGAAACGAAGATTGTTGTGGAATTCAAGGAAGTCCCCAAAAATCTCTATTATCAGGATAATGCAGATGATGTACTTGCCAAAAACCTTCTGGTCATCCGGATCCAGCCGAATGAAAGCATCACACTGCACCTGAACGTCAAGGACCATGCAGGAGAGCAGGATACAAAAGAAATCAAACTTTCCTACTCCGTCGATAATCAGGATCTTTCAAGGACAGTGGATGCCTATGAGAACCTGATCTACGATTGTCTGGACGGAGATGCGACCAATTTCACCCATTATGAAGAACTGATGAACGCCTGGTCCTTCGTCGATCCGATCAATGAAGTATGGGAAAAGGATATTGCACCTTTCCCGAACTACCGTTCAGGATCGGACGGCCCGGTCAAAAGCAACCTCCTTCTTTCCAAGGATGGATTCAAATGGTGGAACGTATAAGTGGAGAAGTGAGGATATAATGGAAACAGTTAATTTTGTCGAAAAGTTCATCATCTATATAGAAGATCATCTGCGTGAACGCATAGACTACGACCGGGTGCTTGAAGGCATGGGAGTGGAACCGAAATCGTTCATCACCATATTCACTTCACTCGCCGGTATGACGCCCTATGAATATCAGACACGCCGCAGGATGTCGGAGATCGCCCACGAGTTGCATGCAGGCCACCTCCGGCTCATAGATATCGTAAAATATTATGGATACCGGGATATCGATTCATTCAAACGTGCATATTTCAATGCCTTCGGCATTTCTCCATATGAGACGGAACGGCAATTCGATACACTCGATCTGCAGGAGCGCATATCCTTTGAGGTGGTGCCTGTCGATCGTCCGAAGTATCCATCGAGAAGCGCCTATATGGACAGCTTCCGACTGATTGGGTTCGTCAGGAGGTTTTCCGTGGATGATTACAGAAGCGGGATGAAATATGACTTTCTTGCCTATCTCGAGGAGAATGACATGCTGAATGAACTGCTGAAATACAATGACGGTGCGGTAAAAGGCATCATTCTACATGAACGTTATGTCGATGGGGGGATGGAACTGACCGTTGGCGTCTCCTCCACCCTGGCGGCCCCTTTTGAAGAGACCTATACCGAGAGCAGTGAGTTCGTCATCTTCGAGTCCATGGGGAGCCCCCCAGAAGTGTCGGAAGACATATACAGGTACATCTTCCGCAGATGGCGATTCAAAGAGGAGAAGGACCTCAACTGCAACTTCTCCATGGAAGTATTGAAAAGCAGGAATGACTTCGTTTCGGGTGATGCCAAAGTGCAGGTGTGGCAGGCCCTATATCAGGATCTATAATAAAACCGTCGGTCCCCAATCAATGGGGACCGACGGTTTTTTGTACTACTGCCACTCCGTATGGAAAACGCCCGGCTTGTCGAGCCGTTCATATGTGTGGGCGCCGAAATAGTCGCGCTGGGCCTGGATCATGTTGCTTGAGACCCGCGCCTGCTTCATGCTGTCGAAGTAGGACAGTGCGCTCAGGAAGGCAGGCATCGGTATTTCATTTTCTATCGCATGTATGCCGATGCGCCTCAGGCTAGGATGACTGGCGCTGACCACATCCCTGAAATAGTCATCCAGCAGCAGGTTGGTCAGTGCGGGGTCATTTTCGTATGCCCGGTTGATCTCCTCGAGGAACTGGGCACGTATGATGCACCCCTTTCGCCAGA
The sequence above is drawn from the Salinicoccus roseus genome and encodes:
- the resA gene encoding thiol-disulfide oxidoreductase ResA — translated: MNQNYRQVINMKGRTRNILRVSIILTITVLIGVTVWFNLTSGTKAVEVGDEAVDFKLTTLEGEEIQLSKLTEDKGVILNFWGTWCKPCREEMPDMNDIYTEGHEDYEIVAVNVGENEQQIRQFISGLDANLEFPIALDQSKSVTEAYNIGPLPTTIAVNKEGIIVKKQEYQLTHDDINAFISESTE
- a CDS encoding pseudouridine synthase — its product is MEEVRLQKAIANSGVTSRRKAEVMIEEGRVKVNGQTVTELGTKVKQNDKIEVDGVPISQEEKVYILYYKPAGEISTAEDERSRRTVVDAFERMDVRLYPVGRLDYDTSGILLMTNDGEFTQYMTHPKYEMKKTYRVKIDGILKREEQKQMRKGIRLEDGVTAPADVKVIRDKKDRQMILELTIHEGRNRQVRRMFEHFGLKVIKLTRISYDFLTLEGLGEGEYRFLKPHEVKKLIANAKAS
- the scpB gene encoding SMC-Scp complex subunit ScpB, with product MEKMEIIEGLLYIAGDAGLSEEQMIMHVPITKAHLEKVVGEYSRPNLTIQRHGDRYFLQTTPEMEKYIQRILDDRPSQKLSQASLEVLSIIAYNQPVSRGDIEMMRGVASDGPVSTLLGKGLIAKKNMHDERAAHFVTTGHFLQLFGLESLEALPTQKEILEQEEMDLFFESIEEEK
- a CDS encoding segregation and condensation protein A, with the protein product MNGYKVQLDVFEGPLDLLLHLIKELEIDIYDIPMKTLTRQYMEYIDEMKELEINVASEYLVMASELLKIKSHMLLPEPPHLEEEYEDPRESLMEQLIEYQNYKQYAEQLAELKKQNERIYIKAPHVFEEQADDDAPLEVSLADLMVAYQKVRDRISIDRPRNITVRRESVSREAAEAFLRQRFEGKRTLGLRDLFTFSESKPKVVAVFITLLDFVKDNQLAIRPRGHEDFEIERLYD
- a CDS encoding DUF309 domain-containing protein, translating into MKLFHLIDFYNELIIKQDYFECHEIMEATWKSSPAFSKNDAEVFLILLATGEYHYRRGNINGAVRSYRRALKLYEENTYDLTALGMGEELVEMMIARMENMEDMPFHPLAYPLTEDMWQALHEHGGYGPSSDIEAFKRWTRDRVVQDEEIVCKHRLRDRTDVLLERESAIKKRKHRK
- the deoB gene encoding phosphopentomutase, which gives rise to MYKRIHLIVLDSVGIGAQHDAAEFGDAGTHTLKHTLESHPVELPNLEKFGLGCIDPLPGLGCPESPEAFYSKMSEVSQGKDTMTGHWEIAGLNIKKPFKVYPDGFPEELLDRIREATGRDIVGNKPASGTEIIKEYGEHQMKTGDLIVYTSNDPVLQIAAHEDVIPLDELYTICEKVRAMTTDPDFLVGRVIARPYVGDSSENFTRTENRHDYALEPFGRTVLNALEDNGNDVIAIGKINDIFTGSGITDSVRTKNNEDGVDKLLEVMDRDFNGMSFLNLVDFDALYGHRRNPEGYSNALKAFDDRLPEIVSKLREDDLLIITADHGNDPTYTGTDHTRENVPLLMKTGREMHYGPLRDSSTFSDIAATIAENYKIEYDTHGESLFKEISSDEE
- the xerD gene encoding site-specific tyrosine recombinase XerD codes for the protein MDTDFKRHIDEYLLFLSVEKGLSQSSINSYRQDLLQYEAYLTERKTLDPSRIDTELLITFLKELKQAGKSAKTISRMQSTLKNFHQFLVNDGITTHNPALRLHSIKEAKKLPVYLTVEEMERLLATPDQSVAGIRDRAMMELLYASGLRVSELIDIKTSDLNTDMGYIRIMGKGSKERIVPITDFVGELLEQYIANERLALLKDDDAEELFITNRGRGFTRQGLWKTVKKYELASGISKNITPHTFRHSFATHLVENGADLRAVQEMLGHSDISTTQIYTQISAVKIREMYKKFHPRK
- a CDS encoding Fur family transcriptional regulator, which gives rise to MENRIQRIKEALQGAHYKLTPQREVTVRVLLENERDHLSAEDVFLKVKDKYPEIGLATVYRTLELLSELKILDKINFGDGVSRYDLRKEGAKHFHHHLVCMECGAVEEIEEDLLEDVEKIVEKDHNFKVTDHRLTFHGICGDCQSKKE
- a CDS encoding NUDIX hydrolase, whose translation is MENNDYSHLKEEIISNNRIFDGHVIKVDHSRVKLPDGQTADREIVYHKGAVSLIAVHEGEMYFVRQYRVAPDDFLLEIPAGKIEVGEAPHETAVKELREEIGGIAKTLEEVQEFYVSPGFSNEYVYLYEAKDMTMETQALDDDEFLDIVKVRLEDLKKMLQEGAFRDSKTLIAVQHVIASYNL
- a CDS encoding aldo/keto reductase; this encodes MRNIQLKDGINISELSLGCMNLPLDDRTETEKIIRFALESGITHFDTADLYQFGQNEEVLGEVMKQFRSDYTFTIGTKGGNEFDAEKQEKIAWNPSASHIKNAVKDSLSRLGVESIDHYQLHGGTIEDNKDETISAFEDLKKEGLIKSYGISSIRLNVIDYYLKHSNISTLMMQFNPIDNRPLEVVRNLDEDVKLLARGPVMKGLLSRNSRKVLDDKFAEGVLDYSYEELESAISRLGQINGDLTALSYAFLRHNNAAIVNGVSSLEQLEDNVESYMNMPDFTQEEYESILDAVKLIRYEEHRA
- a CDS encoding alpha/beta hydrolase, with product MKSFIKWLIALASSFIILFTSLGYYASSQILFFKLRDVEVIKRRETRAKRLNMKAFQNLPQDDILIPSKFDYSINAVFVHPNDTNKWMVLCHGVTENKISSIKYLNMFTDMGYNCVIYDARRHGNTGGVHSTYGFYEKYDLETVVDYVFDHYGPDVEVGIHGESMGAATMLLYAGELSNRARFYISDASFSTFGDELTNIFSQYTKIGSPLILIFTNIFFRLRSRFSLFKVSPIRVVEKIDQPVLFVHSKPDKFIPYTHTEELYKKKKPPKAAWYPERGGHVESYNKNPEKYRRVVESFIANHVGW